From one Ktedonobacterales bacterium genomic stretch:
- the rsmI gene encoding 16S rRNA (cytidine(1402)-2'-O)-methyltransferase gives MLYLVATPIGNLGDITLRALETLRTVDLIASEDTRKTGILLKHFDLKKPQIAFHEHNEQQAGARIIGLLQQGKSVALVTNAGTPGISDPGFTLVRRAIEANIPLTMIPGPTALIMAVVLSGLPVHSFTFRGFPPRKPGPRRRFLELDKHSPHTLVFYESPYRLAPFLKDALAVYGDRQAALANDLTKLFEAIQRAPLSALLASTTQSQSQPRGEYIIVIAGADKGANRPDEEAEASDDV, from the coding sequence ATGCTCTATCTCGTCGCAACACCCATCGGCAATCTTGGTGACATCACCCTGCGCGCTCTGGAAACCCTCCGCACAGTTGATCTCATCGCCAGCGAGGACACCCGAAAAACCGGCATCCTCCTCAAGCACTTCGACCTCAAAAAGCCTCAGATCGCCTTCCACGAACATAACGAACAGCAGGCCGGAGCGCGCATCATCGGCCTGCTCCAGCAGGGAAAATCCGTCGCTCTCGTCACCAACGCCGGTACCCCTGGCATCTCCGACCCTGGCTTCACCCTCGTGCGCCGCGCCATCGAAGCCAACATCCCTCTCACCATGATCCCCGGCCCCACCGCCCTCATCATGGCCGTCGTCCTTTCCGGCCTCCCCGTCCACAGCTTCACCTTTCGCGGCTTCCCTCCCCGCAAGCCTGGCCCGCGCCGCCGCTTTCTCGAACTCGACAAACACTCGCCCCACACCCTCGTCTTCTACGAAAGCCCTTACCGCCTCGCCCCCTTCCTCAAAGACGCCCTGGCCGTCTACGGCGACAGACAGGCCGCCCTCGCCAACGACCTCACCAAACTCTTCGAGGCTATCCAGCGTGCTCCCCTCTCCGCGCTGCTCGCATCCACCACCCAATCACAATCGCAGCCTAGAGGCGAATACATCATCGTCATCGCCGGAGCCGACAAAGGCGCGAACAGACCAGACGAAGAAGCAGAAGCGAGCGATGATGTATAA
- a CDS encoding rhomboid family intramembrane serine protease, giving the protein MIPLKDDTGQRRRFPFITYTLIAINIVVFLLELNQGPQIQAFIFAYSLVPAALTHNIPQTILFASQLPQPFPYSTPSPVWLTLFTSMFMHAGWLHIGGNMLFLYIFGDNVEDRMGHLGYLLFYLLCGIVAALAQTFVDPNSTIPSLGASGAIAGVLAAYAVFFPGARVTTLIFLGIFVTITRISALILIGLWFALQFFDGVASLSSQTQQAAGGVAYFAHIGGFVAGLLIALLLRPFQNPPQRRSTYPRWPPPPNTRW; this is encoded by the coding sequence GTGATTCCACTCAAAGACGATACGGGCCAACGACGACGCTTCCCATTCATCACCTACACCCTCATTGCCATCAACATCGTCGTCTTCCTGCTGGAACTGAACCAGGGACCGCAGATCCAGGCATTCATCTTCGCCTACAGCCTCGTTCCGGCGGCGCTCACCCACAACATCCCGCAAACCATCCTGTTCGCCAGCCAGCTTCCTCAGCCTTTCCCTTACAGCACACCCTCTCCCGTCTGGCTCACCCTCTTCACCTCCATGTTCATGCATGCTGGCTGGCTGCATATCGGCGGCAACATGCTCTTTCTCTATATCTTCGGCGATAACGTCGAAGACCGCATGGGCCATCTCGGCTATCTCCTCTTCTATCTCCTCTGTGGCATCGTCGCCGCCCTGGCTCAAACCTTCGTAGACCCCAACTCCACCATCCCCAGCCTCGGCGCCAGCGGAGCCATCGCCGGAGTCCTCGCCGCCTATGCCGTCTTCTTCCCAGGCGCGCGCGTCACCACCCTCATCTTCCTGGGCATCTTCGTCACCATCACCAGAATCTCAGCCCTCATCTTGATCGGCCTCTGGTTCGCCTTGCAATTCTTCGATGGCGTCGCCTCGCTCTCCAGCCAGACTCAGCAAGCGGCAGGTGGCGTCGCCTACTTCGCCCACATTGGCGGCTTTGTCGCTGGCCTCCTCATCGCTCTGCTCCTCCGGCCTTTCCAGAACCCTCCCCAACGGCGCAGCACCTACCCCCGCTGGCCGCCCCCTCCAAACACCCGCTGGTAA
- a CDS encoding maleylpyruvate isomerase N-terminal domain-containing protein: MSEDWTALQERLAAAYASFLEVCNHLHPGLHEQGTIDGQWSLRDLVAHLTGWDHEATERFWRFLAGPTEDTPYTSSEINAFNARSVAARQHFSYHQAIKELRSVHRGLEEAIAAVQPEDLAAQSGFVGWLEILSEHYEEHADQLKSLIA; encoded by the coding sequence GTGAGCGAAGACTGGACAGCCCTACAAGAACGGCTCGCCGCCGCTTATGCCAGCTTTTTAGAAGTCTGCAATCACCTCCACCCTGGATTACACGAACAAGGGACCATTGACGGCCAATGGTCCCTGCGAGATCTCGTCGCTCACCTCACTGGCTGGGACCACGAAGCCACCGAACGCTTCTGGCGCTTCCTCGCAGGCCCAACCGAAGATACCCCCTACACCAGCAGCGAAATCAACGCATTTAACGCCCGCTCCGTCGCAGCCCGTCAACATTTCTCATACCACCAAGCCATCAAAGAACTGCGCAGCGTGCATCGCGGCCTGGAAGAAGCCATCGCCGCCGTCCAACCAGAAGACCTGGCCGCCCAAAGCGGCTTTGTTGGATGGCTCGAAATACTCAGCGAGCATTATGAAGAACACGCCGACCAATTGAAAAGCCTGATCGCCTGA
- a CDS encoding CoA ester lyase, translated as MTDSTARLTRSMLFVPASRPDMIQKAARSAADAICLDLEDAVALDQKEASRANVIQALQHLDFGRRTRMLRINALDTPFAYRDIIEIVEAAGAQLDLIMLPKTRDASDVRFLDTLLSQIEMRQHLSQHIGIEAQIETASGFVWLREIAQSAPRLEALIFGPGDYAASMRMPLANIGEPDLHDAIYPGHRWHAIMHAIVASARANNLRCMDGPYADFKDEAGFERACKVALAMGFDGKQCIHPAQLPTANRIFAPTPDELTCAHTVVDAYEQASAAGRGAISVSGKMIDAANIRMAQTILQRQQAIEAKEADDSRP; from the coding sequence ATGACTGACTCAACAGCGCGGCTCACGCGCAGCATGCTCTTCGTCCCGGCCTCGCGCCCCGACATGATACAGAAAGCCGCGCGCAGCGCCGCAGATGCCATCTGCCTCGACCTCGAAGACGCTGTTGCGCTCGACCAGAAAGAAGCCAGCCGCGCCAACGTCATTCAGGCGCTGCAACACCTCGACTTTGGCAGGCGCACGCGCATGCTGCGCATCAACGCCCTCGACACCCCTTTCGCCTATCGTGACATCATCGAAATCGTCGAAGCTGCCGGAGCGCAGCTAGACCTCATCATGCTGCCCAAGACCCGCGATGCCAGCGACGTGCGCTTTCTCGATACTCTCCTCTCGCAGATCGAAATGCGCCAGCATCTCTCGCAGCACATCGGCATCGAAGCACAGATCGAAACCGCCAGCGGCTTCGTCTGGCTCCGCGAAATTGCTCAGAGCGCCCCTCGCCTGGAGGCGCTCATCTTCGGCCCCGGTGATTACGCCGCTTCCATGCGCATGCCCCTCGCAAACATCGGCGAGCCGGACCTCCACGACGCCATCTATCCGGGCCACCGCTGGCACGCCATCATGCACGCCATCGTCGCATCCGCGCGCGCCAACAATCTGCGCTGCATGGACGGCCCCTACGCCGATTTCAAGGATGAAGCTGGCTTCGAGCGCGCCTGCAAAGTCGCCCTCGCTATGGGCTTCGACGGCAAGCAGTGCATCCATCCCGCCCAACTCCCTACCGCCAATCGCATCTTCGCCCCCACGCCCGACGAATTGACCTGCGCGCACACCGTCGTAGACGCCTACGAACAGGCCAGCGCCGCGGGGCGCGGAGCCATCAGCGTCAGCGGCAAAATGATTGACGCCGCCAACATCCGCATGGCCCAGACCATCTTGCAGCGCCAGCAAGCCATCGAAGCAAAAGAAGCCGACGACTCTCGCCCATAG